One window of Alosa sapidissima isolate fAloSap1 chromosome 21, fAloSap1.pri, whole genome shotgun sequence genomic DNA carries:
- the sacm1la gene encoding phosphatidylinositol-3-phosphatase SAC1-A isoform X2, which yields MMATAYERFNLHATVDKFYIEACDDGATDVLVIDRISMEMTLTGTHDIPPSGITRPICGIMGTIRLVAGMYLIVITRKKKMGELAGHTVWKATEFDVIPYKKTILHLTENQTQDNRLFLSMITSVLNTDGFYFCTDYDLTHTQQRLANTSPDFQEMSLLERADQRFVWNGNLLRDIIGQPELHKFAFPVIHGFVVMKPCSINSKIFEWILISRRSCFRAGVRYYVRGIDSEGHAANFVETEQIVQFQGARSSFVQTRGSMPFFWSQRPNLKYKPKPLISNSTNHMDGFKRHFESQVLIYGKQVILNLVNQKGSEKPLEEAFAKMVDGMDNGLIRYVAFDFHKECSKMRWHRLQILVDDVAENQDEYAYFWVDSDGKVVSQQSGMFRSNCMDCLDRTNVIQSLLARRSLQNQLQRMGVLNVGQKIDEQADFEKIYKNAWADNADACAKQYAGTGALKTDFTSHFHCERKCVCGHTGTKQQAQRCGFHEHTQRTPLWPFSWRDYTL from the exons ATGATGGCGACCGCCTACGAGAGGTTCAATTT GCATGCGACTGTGGATAAGTTCTACATTGAAGCCTGTGATGATGGCGCCACTGATGTCCTTGTCATTGACCGGATTTCCATGGAGATGACCCTCACAG GAACTCATGACATCCCTCCATCTGGCATCACACGGCCCATCTGTGGCATCATGGGAACAATCCGGCTggttgctg GCATGTACCTTATCGTTATCACACGAAAGAAGAAGATGGGCGAACTGGCTGGCCACACCGTTTGGAAGGCAACTGAGTTTGACGTGATCCCTTACAAGAAGACTATCCTGCACCTCACTGAGAATCAG ACCCAGGACAACCGGCTGTTCCTCAGCATGATTACCAGCGTGCTGAATACAGATGGCTTTTACTTCTGCACCGACtatgacctcacacacacccagcagagACTGGCCAACACCAGCCCAGACTTCCAGGAGATGAGCCTTCTGGAGcga GCAGATCAGAGGTTTGTCTGGAATGGCAACCTGCTCAGAGACATCATTGGCCAGCCTGAG CTACACAAGTTTGCCTTCCCCGTCATCCATGGCT TTGTGGTGATGAAGCCCTGCAGCATCAATTCCAAGATCTTTGAGTGGATCCTCATCTCCAGACGCAGCTGCTTCAGAGCCGGAGTGCGCTACTATGTCAGAg GCATTGACTCTGAGGGGCATGCCGCAAACTTTGTGGAGACGGAACAGATTGTGCAGTTCCAAGGGGCGCGTTCCTCCTTTGTCCAG ACACGAGGCTCAATGCCGTTCTTCTGGTCCCAGCGGCCCAACCTGAAGTACAAGCCCAAACCCCTGATCAGCAACAGCACCAATCAC ATGGATGGCTTCAAGAGGCATTTTGAGTCTCAAGTGCTTATCTATGGAAAGCAGGTCATACTCAATCTG gTGAATCAGAAGGGCTCAGAGAAGCCCCTGGAGGAGGCCTTCGCTAAGATGGTGGACGGAATGGACAACGGCCTTATTAG gtaTGTTGCCTTTGACTTCCATAAGGAGTGCAGTAAGATGCGCTGGCATCGGCTGCAGATTCTGGTGGATGATGTAGCAGAGAATCAGGATGAGTATGC gTACTTCTGGGTGGACTCAGACGGGAAGGTGGTATCTCAGCAGAGTGGCATGTTTCGCAGTAACTGCATGGACTGTCTTGACCGGACCAATGTCATCCAGAGTCTTCTGGCCCGACGCTCACTTCAAAACCAGCTTCAG AGGATGGGAGTCCTCAATGTTGGCCAGAAGATTGATGAGCAGGCAGACTTTGAGAAGATCTATAAAAATG CCTGGGCCGATAACGCTGACGCGTGTGCTAAGCAGTATGCAGGCACCGGTGCCCTTAAGACTGACTTCACCAG TCATTTCCACTGTGAGAGGAAATGTGTTTGTGGTCACACGGGAACCAAGCAACAAGCCCAACGTTGTGGGTTCCATGAACATACACAGAGGACTCCACTGTGGCCGTTTTCCTGGAGAGATTACACTTTGTAA
- the sacm1la gene encoding phosphatidylinositol-3-phosphatase SAC1-A isoform X1, producing the protein MMATAYERFNLHATVDKFYIEACDDGATDVLVIDRISMEMTLTGTHDIPPSGITRPICGIMGTIRLVAGMYLIVITRKKKMGELAGHTVWKATEFDVIPYKKTILHLTENQTQDNRLFLSMITSVLNTDGFYFCTDYDLTHTQQRLANTSPDFQEMSLLERADQRFVWNGNLLRDIIGQPELHKFAFPVIHGFVVMKPCSINSKIFEWILISRRSCFRAGVRYYVRGIDSEGHAANFVETEQIVQFQGARSSFVQTRGSMPFFWSQRPNLKYKPKPLISNSTNHMDGFKRHFESQVLIYGKQVILNLVNQKGSEKPLEEAFAKMVDGMDNGLIRYVAFDFHKECSKMRWHRLQILVDDVAENQDEYAYFWVDSDGKVVSQQSGMFRSNCMDCLDRTNVIQSLLARRSLQNQLQRMGVLNVGQKIDEQADFEKIYKNAWADNADACAKQYAGTGALKTDFTRTGKRSQWGLVMDGWNSMIRYYKNNFSDGYRQDSIDLFLGNYTVDDTEGPTPLQVQKDWKFMMLPLVLLVAFSMCILCLLMAGDTWTETLAYVLFWGMASVVTTAVIVFNGKDFVDAPKLVQKEKMD; encoded by the exons ATGATGGCGACCGCCTACGAGAGGTTCAATTT GCATGCGACTGTGGATAAGTTCTACATTGAAGCCTGTGATGATGGCGCCACTGATGTCCTTGTCATTGACCGGATTTCCATGGAGATGACCCTCACAG GAACTCATGACATCCCTCCATCTGGCATCACACGGCCCATCTGTGGCATCATGGGAACAATCCGGCTggttgctg GCATGTACCTTATCGTTATCACACGAAAGAAGAAGATGGGCGAACTGGCTGGCCACACCGTTTGGAAGGCAACTGAGTTTGACGTGATCCCTTACAAGAAGACTATCCTGCACCTCACTGAGAATCAG ACCCAGGACAACCGGCTGTTCCTCAGCATGATTACCAGCGTGCTGAATACAGATGGCTTTTACTTCTGCACCGACtatgacctcacacacacccagcagagACTGGCCAACACCAGCCCAGACTTCCAGGAGATGAGCCTTCTGGAGcga GCAGATCAGAGGTTTGTCTGGAATGGCAACCTGCTCAGAGACATCATTGGCCAGCCTGAG CTACACAAGTTTGCCTTCCCCGTCATCCATGGCT TTGTGGTGATGAAGCCCTGCAGCATCAATTCCAAGATCTTTGAGTGGATCCTCATCTCCAGACGCAGCTGCTTCAGAGCCGGAGTGCGCTACTATGTCAGAg GCATTGACTCTGAGGGGCATGCCGCAAACTTTGTGGAGACGGAACAGATTGTGCAGTTCCAAGGGGCGCGTTCCTCCTTTGTCCAG ACACGAGGCTCAATGCCGTTCTTCTGGTCCCAGCGGCCCAACCTGAAGTACAAGCCCAAACCCCTGATCAGCAACAGCACCAATCAC ATGGATGGCTTCAAGAGGCATTTTGAGTCTCAAGTGCTTATCTATGGAAAGCAGGTCATACTCAATCTG gTGAATCAGAAGGGCTCAGAGAAGCCCCTGGAGGAGGCCTTCGCTAAGATGGTGGACGGAATGGACAACGGCCTTATTAG gtaTGTTGCCTTTGACTTCCATAAGGAGTGCAGTAAGATGCGCTGGCATCGGCTGCAGATTCTGGTGGATGATGTAGCAGAGAATCAGGATGAGTATGC gTACTTCTGGGTGGACTCAGACGGGAAGGTGGTATCTCAGCAGAGTGGCATGTTTCGCAGTAACTGCATGGACTGTCTTGACCGGACCAATGTCATCCAGAGTCTTCTGGCCCGACGCTCACTTCAAAACCAGCTTCAG AGGATGGGAGTCCTCAATGTTGGCCAGAAGATTGATGAGCAGGCAGACTTTGAGAAGATCTATAAAAATG CCTGGGCCGATAACGCTGACGCGTGTGCTAAGCAGTATGCAGGCACCGGTGCCCTTAAGACTGACTTCACCAG gaCAGGGAAGCGGTCTCAGTGGGGTTTAGTCATGGATGGCTGGAACTCCATGATCCGCTACTACAAGAACAACTTCTCTGATGGCTATAGACAg GATTCTATTGACCTGTTCCTGGGCAACTACACTGTGGATGACACAGAAGGACCAACGCCCTTGCAAGTGCAGAAGGACTGGAAGTTCATGATG CTGCCTCTTGTCCTGTTGGTGGCCTTCTCCATGTGCATCCTCTGCCTCCTAATGGCCG GTGACACCTGGACCGAGACGCTGGCGTATGTGTTGTTTTGGGGCATGGCCAGTGTGGTCACCACCGCTGTCATAGTCTTCAATGGGAAGGACTTTGTGGATGCCCCCAAGCTGGTCCAGAAGGAGAAGATGGACTGA